In Gammaproteobacteria bacterium, a single genomic region encodes these proteins:
- a CDS encoding polymer-forming cytoskeletal protein produces the protein MLNPLGKSHNEKPCNTIETLVGARTELKGDLTFSGGLRIDGKLKGNVTAKGDGNSTLILSENALIIGNVTVPHIIINGTIKGTVRAAERIELQPKAEITGDVYYKVMEMASGAAINGNLLRESIDTNREKAPVARLKPIGSGAMNEEEA, from the coding sequence ATGTTGAACCCCCTCGGCAAGAGCCACAACGAAAAGCCCTGCAATACCATCGAAACGTTGGTAGGCGCGCGCACTGAGCTCAAAGGCGACCTGACGTTTTCCGGTGGTTTGCGGATCGATGGCAAGTTGAAAGGCAATGTGACTGCCAAAGGCGACGGCAATAGCACGCTGATATTGAGCGAGAACGCCTTAATTATCGGCAATGTCACTGTGCCCCATATCATCATCAATGGAACGATCAAGGGCACCGTGCGCGCGGCTGAACGCATCGAACTCCAGCCTAAAGCCGAGATCACCGGCGATGTCTACTACAAGGTCATGGAGATGGCGAGCGGGGCAGCGATTAACGGTAATTTGCTGCGCGAATCGATCGATACCAATCGGGAAAAAGCGCCTGTCGCCCGACTAAAACCTATCGGTAGCGGCGCGATGAACGAGGAAGAGGCATAG
- a CDS encoding M23 family metallopeptidase, translating to MCLIGAGLFATSVALASIPLPEPNALPGIFAAPTLQQLLGLSDIGDQTSTTTTELAETDTTRSDIPVLRRQYWYQLFQNHSLAVRMDAVGQLQELVGHNDALPNLPFVRTASNLDANESQHVDVRLAYVTGRIEESFFDRDDANEPTDPLVLELAKIFGWDIDFALDVNAGDRFAVIHEEKYWRGQKIANGEILAAEFVNRGQTYRAIGFRGPDGKIAYYTPSGSSLRRAFLRTPVKFSRVTSLFSRLRYHPLLKMWLAHNGVDYAAPEGTPIHATASGRITALGWQTGYGKTITIDHGNAFSTVYAHLSRFRTNLKVGQEVTQATIIGTVGSTGLATGPHLHYELRVDGHYQDPLTFEFPTGETIAPELRADFQRTTTTALTQLDFVSGRSVAMR from the coding sequence CGCTGCCCGAACCTAATGCCTTGCCAGGTATATTCGCTGCGCCAACGCTTCAGCAGTTACTGGGGCTCAGCGATATCGGTGATCAAACGTCGACCACAACGACAGAACTGGCGGAGACAGACACGACGCGCAGCGATATTCCGGTCCTTCGCCGGCAATATTGGTATCAACTTTTCCAAAATCATTCATTGGCGGTGCGAATGGATGCGGTTGGCCAACTTCAAGAACTGGTCGGCCACAACGACGCGCTCCCCAATCTGCCATTCGTGCGCACCGCCAGCAACTTGGACGCTAACGAGAGCCAACATGTCGATGTGCGCCTGGCTTATGTAACCGGTCGCATCGAAGAATCCTTCTTCGATCGTGACGATGCCAACGAACCGACCGATCCTCTGGTTCTCGAGCTCGCGAAGATATTTGGCTGGGACATCGACTTTGCGCTCGACGTCAATGCCGGTGACCGTTTCGCCGTTATTCACGAAGAAAAATACTGGCGTGGGCAAAAAATCGCTAACGGCGAGATTCTCGCCGCCGAATTTGTGAACCGAGGACAAACGTACCGCGCCATCGGTTTCCGCGGCCCGGATGGCAAGATCGCTTACTACACTCCGAGTGGCAGCAGTCTACGGCGTGCGTTCCTACGCACGCCGGTCAAATTCAGTCGAGTCACGTCGCTTTTTTCACGCTTGCGATACCACCCACTGCTAAAAATGTGGCTAGCGCATAACGGCGTCGATTATGCCGCGCCCGAAGGAACGCCGATTCATGCCACGGCGTCAGGCCGCATTACAGCGCTTGGATGGCAAACGGGGTATGGCAAAACCATCACGATCGATCATGGAAACGCGTTCAGCACGGTATATGCGCACTTATCGCGCTTTCGTACCAATCTCAAAGTTGGGCAAGAAGTTACCCAAGCCACGATCATCGGCACTGTCGGCAGCACTGGGCTCGCCACTGGACCGCATCTGCATTACGAGTTGCGCGTCGATGGTCACTATCAAGACCCTCTTACTTTCGAGTTTCCTACGGGTGAGACGATCGCGCCGGAGCTACGTGCTGACTTTCAACGCACCACCACTACCGCGCTCACTCAGCTTGATTTTGTGAGCGGTCGCAGCGTGGCTATGCGTTAA
- the erpA gene encoding iron-sulfur cluster insertion protein ErpA, whose amino-acid sequence MPVMPDPLTFTDSAASKVKELITEENNPDLMLRVFVSGGGCSGFQYGFTFEETANDDDTRVTKNDVTFLVDPVSFQYLVGAEIDYQEGLEGAQFVIKNPNAKTTCGCGSSFNA is encoded by the coding sequence ATGCCCGTGATGCCTGATCCGCTGACCTTTACCGACAGCGCTGCCAGTAAAGTGAAAGAGTTGATCACCGAGGAGAACAATCCCGACTTGATGCTGCGCGTTTTTGTTTCCGGCGGCGGCTGTTCCGGATTTCAGTATGGTTTCACTTTCGAAGAAACCGCCAACGACGACGACACTCGCGTCACCAAAAACGATGTAACGTTTTTAGTCGATCCGGTGAGTTTTCAGTACTTGGTAGGCGCGGAAATTGATTATCAGGAAGGTTTAGAGGGTGCGCAGTTCGTTATCAAGAACCCGAATGCGAAAACAACCTGCGGCTGCGGTTCTTCGTTTAACGCCTAA